One window of the Lycorma delicatula isolate Av1 chromosome 3, ASM4794821v1, whole genome shotgun sequence genome contains the following:
- the LOC142321949 gene encoding leptin receptor gene-related protein isoform X1, whose translation MNRVVLYLVTLAFAGSIGMTLVILACALPNYGAWWPFTVVLFYILAPLPTIIARRYTEHTGASSANMDLAIFITMGFVISSFVLPITLARAPAKAPAIQWGACYLTLAGNIVVYLTYIGFFVTLYQDESDYGMW comes from the exons atgaatagagTTGTTTTGTA tcttGTTACACTGGCATTTGCCGGGTCCATTGGAATGACATTGGTAATATTGGCATGTGCACTCCCAAATTATGG TGCATGGTGGCCATTCACTGTTGTGCTGTTCTACATTTTAGCACCTCTACCGACTATTATTGCTCGTAGGTATACAGAACACACTGGAGCATCAAGTGCTAATATGGATTTAGCGATATTTATTACAATGGGTTTTGTTATTTCATCATTTGTTCTACCTATAACTCTGGCAAGAGCACCAGCCAAAGCTCCG gCAATTCAATGGGGAGCTTGTTATTTGACATTGGCTGgaaatattgttgtttatttgaCATACATTGGCTTCTTTGTGACTCTTTATCAAGATGAAAGTGATTATGGCATGTGGTGA
- the LOC142321949 gene encoding leptin receptor gene-related protein isoform X2 produces MTLVILACALPNYGAWWPFTVVLFYILAPLPTIIARRYTEHTGASSANMDLAIFITMGFVISSFVLPITLARAPAKAPAIQWGACYLTLAGNIVVYLTYIGFFVTLYQDESDYGMW; encoded by the exons ATGACATTGGTAATATTGGCATGTGCACTCCCAAATTATGG TGCATGGTGGCCATTCACTGTTGTGCTGTTCTACATTTTAGCACCTCTACCGACTATTATTGCTCGTAGGTATACAGAACACACTGGAGCATCAAGTGCTAATATGGATTTAGCGATATTTATTACAATGGGTTTTGTTATTTCATCATTTGTTCTACCTATAACTCTGGCAAGAGCACCAGCCAAAGCTCCG gCAATTCAATGGGGAGCTTGTTATTTGACATTGGCTGgaaatattgttgtttatttgaCATACATTGGCTTCTTTGTGACTCTTTATCAAGATGAAAGTGATTATGGCATGTGGTGA